A genomic region of Lates calcarifer isolate ASB-BC8 linkage group LG9, TLL_Latcal_v3, whole genome shotgun sequence contains the following coding sequences:
- the LOC108895688 gene encoding arrestin domain-containing protein 3 isoform X2, giving the protein MGRETPCVISGSLPSDEDCPEEGLTVLHAGLHEFAFSFNLPQMALATSFEGKHGSVRYWVKAELHRPWLLPVKVKKEFIVFEHIDINTPLLLAPQAGTKEKTLCCWFCASGPISLSAKIERKGYTPGESIQIFAEVENCSSRVVVPKAALYQTQTFFAKGKGKQIQQLVSNLRGDPLPQGKSQSWEGKLLKIPPVSPSILDCPIIRVEYALMVYVDVPGGLNLSLSLPLVIGTIPLHASTTRTSSISSNCSTLSWLGLTERPEAPPSYSDLAISESHRRDCLQGCDRSDGEGEDQGSLLTYITEFRYLPPPLYSEVDPYPDPVEVCGATDVRRPDTCPSR; this is encoded by the exons AT GGGCAGAGAGACACCGTGTGTCATCAGTGGATCTCTTCCATCAG ATGAGGACTGTCCAGAGGAGGGTCTGACTGTTCTGCACGCCGGCTTGCATGAGTTCGCCTTCAGCTTCAACCTGCCTCAGAT GGCCCTGGCCACGTCCTTCGAGGGGAAGCACGGCAGCGTGAGGTACTGGGTGAAAGCTGAACTGCACCGTCCATGGCTGCTCcctgtcaaagtgaagaaagaGTTCATTGTGTTTGAACACATCGACATCAACACACCGCTGCTGCTG GCTCCTCAGGCTGGAACAAAGGAGAAGACTCTGTGCTGCTGGTTCTGTGCTTCAGGCCCGATCTCCCTCAGTGCCAAGATCGAACGAAAGGGCTACACACCAG GCGAGTCCATCCAGATCTTTGCTGAGGTGGAGAACTGCTCGTCCCGGGTCGTGGTGCCAAAGGCCGCGCTGTACCAGACCCAGACCTTCTTCGCCAAGGGCAAGGGGAAACAGATCCAGCAGCTGGTGTCCAACCTGCGAGGAGACCCTCTGCCGCAGGGGAAGAGCCAGAGCTGGGAGGGAAAGCTGCTCAAAATACCTCCGGTGTCGCCCTCCATCCTGGACTGTCCCATCATCAGGGTGGAGTACGCCCTCATG GTGTATGTGGACGTTCCTGGCGGGCTGAACTTGTCTCTGTCGTTGCCGTTGGTGATCGGGACCATACCTCTCCACGCCAGCACCACCCGCACCTCCAGCATCAGCAGCAACTGCAGCACTTTGAGCTGGCTGGGCCTGACGGAGCGACCTGAGG CGCCGCCGAGCTACAGCGATCTGGCTATATCAGAGTCTCACAGGCGAGATTGTCTGCAGGGCTGTGATAGGTCTGACGGGGAGGGAGAGGACCAGGGATCTCTGCTAACATACATCACAGAGTTCAGATATCTGCCCCCGCCACTCTACTCTGAG GTCGACCCCTACCCTGACCCGGTGGAGGTGTGTGGGGCCACAGATGTCAGGAGACCCGACACGTGTCCGTCCCGCTGA
- the LOC108895688 gene encoding arrestin domain-containing protein 3 isoform X1: protein MVLGKVRALAIYFDCLNENNLPVFSGGELVSGRVVVEVTGDVRVKSLDITAKGVAKVRWTESRNAGANTAYSQNYTEEVEYLHHYDTLIGEERDEDCPEEGLTVLHAGLHEFAFSFNLPQMALATSFEGKHGSVRYWVKAELHRPWLLPVKVKKEFIVFEHIDINTPLLLAPQAGTKEKTLCCWFCASGPISLSAKIERKGYTPGESIQIFAEVENCSSRVVVPKAALYQTQTFFAKGKGKQIQQLVSNLRGDPLPQGKSQSWEGKLLKIPPVSPSILDCPIIRVEYALMVYVDVPGGLNLSLSLPLVIGTIPLHASTTRTSSISSNCSTLSWLGLTERPEAPPSYSDLAISESHRRDCLQGCDRSDGEGEDQGSLLTYITEFRYLPPPLYSEVDPYPDPVEVCGATDVRRPDTCPSR, encoded by the exons ATGGTACTGGGCAAAGTGAGGGCCTTGGCGATTTACTTTGACTGTCTGAACGAGAACAACTTGCCGGTGTTCTCCGGCGGAGAGCTGGTGTCAGGCAGGGTGGTCGTGGAGGTGACCGGGGATGTGCGGGTGAAGAGTCTGGACATAACCGCGAAAGGAGTCGCAAAGGTCCGGTGGACGGAGTCGAGGAACGCCGGAGCCAACACGGCTTACAGCCAGAACTACACGGAGGAGGTGGAATACCTGCACCATTACGACACCTTgataggagaggagagag ATGAGGACTGTCCAGAGGAGGGTCTGACTGTTCTGCACGCCGGCTTGCATGAGTTCGCCTTCAGCTTCAACCTGCCTCAGAT GGCCCTGGCCACGTCCTTCGAGGGGAAGCACGGCAGCGTGAGGTACTGGGTGAAAGCTGAACTGCACCGTCCATGGCTGCTCcctgtcaaagtgaagaaagaGTTCATTGTGTTTGAACACATCGACATCAACACACCGCTGCTGCTG GCTCCTCAGGCTGGAACAAAGGAGAAGACTCTGTGCTGCTGGTTCTGTGCTTCAGGCCCGATCTCCCTCAGTGCCAAGATCGAACGAAAGGGCTACACACCAG GCGAGTCCATCCAGATCTTTGCTGAGGTGGAGAACTGCTCGTCCCGGGTCGTGGTGCCAAAGGCCGCGCTGTACCAGACCCAGACCTTCTTCGCCAAGGGCAAGGGGAAACAGATCCAGCAGCTGGTGTCCAACCTGCGAGGAGACCCTCTGCCGCAGGGGAAGAGCCAGAGCTGGGAGGGAAAGCTGCTCAAAATACCTCCGGTGTCGCCCTCCATCCTGGACTGTCCCATCATCAGGGTGGAGTACGCCCTCATG GTGTATGTGGACGTTCCTGGCGGGCTGAACTTGTCTCTGTCGTTGCCGTTGGTGATCGGGACCATACCTCTCCACGCCAGCACCACCCGCACCTCCAGCATCAGCAGCAACTGCAGCACTTTGAGCTGGCTGGGCCTGACGGAGCGACCTGAGG CGCCGCCGAGCTACAGCGATCTGGCTATATCAGAGTCTCACAGGCGAGATTGTCTGCAGGGCTGTGATAGGTCTGACGGGGAGGGAGAGGACCAGGGATCTCTGCTAACATACATCACAGAGTTCAGATATCTGCCCCCGCCACTCTACTCTGAG GTCGACCCCTACCCTGACCCGGTGGAGGTGTGTGGGGCCACAGATGTCAGGAGACCCGACACGTGTCCGTCCCGCTGA